The genomic segment ATGTCCACCTTGCGGCAGCTCCACCTGGAGGGCAACCATCTCGTCTCCCTAAACAACGGGGTGTTCTCCATGCTGAAGTCCCTGGAGGTCCTCAACCTGCAGGGGAACCAGATCAACAAGACCCAAGAGGGTGTCTTCACACCCATGACCTCCCTGGCCCTGCTCAACCTGGCCCACAACCAGATGAGCACCATCTACTTCAAGACCTTCCTAAGCATCCACACCTACAGTACCCATATCATGTTGGAAGGAAACCCCTGGAACTGCAATTGTGACCTGCAGAAAGTGTTCCATAAGCTTAAAAGTGTTCAAAGGCTGTTCTTGGATGATTACTATAATCTTAGCTGTAATGTTCCGACAGAACTAGCGAACTACAGGTTGATGGATGTGGATACGGGGCTGTGTATCGCCGAGGTGGTTATTGTGCTGATTATCACGATCACCGTGGTGATAGCAGTGTTGGGGGCCATCGTCATGgcggagaggaagagaaagaagaagaagagggaaaGCATTGGACGGAGCAGGGCAACTTGTCTGACTCAGATCACTAGGGATTGACTTCTTCTCGGCAACACAAtccttttaatacatttgtacagtaacatgaagaAAATATCTATCAGAGACAGTTATAAGCGTTGTCATATTTTAAAGGGCGTTTAGGTACAATTTCACCAATTATTTATTGTACACAAATGTATTCATCAATTACTCAATATGTACACTTTTTGCATTTGTAATAATACCAGCATTTGTAGTGTTCTATTAGATACTTTGATATACAATATGAACAATACTACAGGTGTGAAAAATAATAAATTCAACGAAATTGAAATGTGCACTGGCTGCATTGTATTCTATCTATTTCCTTTATGGTGTaggaaatatacattttatagatttttttttagaaACAATAACAATTGCACATCTTGCCTTTACCCTTCGTTATAAACATGCTCGTATGCATTTACAGTAGTTGGTGTATGTTGAAGGGCAGCAGTACACTCTTTAGAGGTTGGGTTCGCTTTAACAGATAGCAGAGACGTCACACGAGGCCCATCGTCTGGGCGAATCGAGTTTGGAAGTTCCAGTCTAAGCGAAATGGCCTGAACTAGGATGTGTTTATTGGTCTTTATTAAGGATATTACTTATGGTATATCATCGGTATCATGCATGCATAGGATAACGACGGAATAAGCTGTACTGTAGGCAATGCAGAAAGCTTTCGATTTCAGACTTGGAGACACAACTGCCACTGCCGAACCTGCGTAGTCATAGTTGAAAGAATAGGAAACACGGACCAGGGACTTTTGCAGGTAAGATTGATGAGAACGTTATCGTCCAAGCTCATTTCCAATTTAAAGATAAACTGTGCTAATTCACATTTATcacgttttattttattttattgcgtATCTACAATAGTATGATTTAAGTGCGCTGTTCGGCACTGTTTAAAGTAAACGTTGCACCTTTATTTATTCAATTTGGTGTGAAGTGTTATTTGATAGTGAAACATGCATTTCGTTTACACTTCCGCATTGGACGGTGAAATGTATTTTTGCACCGGTTTCACCGGTTCTTCTGATATGATATTCCCACTCACGAGTAACATGAGTTATTAGGTTGTAACAATGTTACTATATTTGTTACACCGCTCGTGCAACTTGTTGATAGCCTAATATCTATTGTAGCCAATTCTAGCCATGCTAAACATATTTACTGCATAGCATAGTGTTTCAATATGCTTTGTGTTGTAGTCAcgacagacatatatatatatatatatatatatatatatatatatatatatatatatatatagttaagcAAACTTTACTATGCATATTGTTAACCAGCACATCAAGTACATGAAGTAGGTAAGTAACAAGTGGTTTCCGTTTCCTGTGTAACATCAATATGAGTAATATCAATATTGCTACACATAGACTGTATCCTTATGATAATCAACGTAGCCTACTGTTTAGGTTACAGTAAACGTGAATCTAACTTCCTGTCTTCCAGAGATGGCTGCAGAGGACAAAGTGGTAATCCTATCGGATGATGAAGAGGACCAGAAGAGGAAGTACGTCCTGGACGAACCCTTCAACACTCTTTCCCTGGAGCTGCAGACCGACCGAGAGCCAGGCTCCACTCCAATGTCTGCTGCAGCATCAGACACACAGTCTGCTCCAGAGACACCCATGGCCTCACCACTGAAAGACCTAGGCTGCTTTGAGAGGATATCCCTTAGAGTCAACTCCCAGCTCCTCATCTCCAagatcttctacttcttcttctatgCAGCGTATGGTTCCCTGCACCCACTCCTAGCCGTCTACTACAAGCAGCTCGGGATGTCGCCAAGCCGTAGTGGACTGTTGGTTGGGATCCGGTACTTTATAGAGTTCTGCAGTGCGCCATTCTGGGGAGTGGTGGCCGATCGTTTTAAGAAAGGGAAGCCATTGTTGCTGTTCTCTGTGCTGTGCTGGTTGGTGTTCAACTGTGGCATCGGCTTTGTCAAACCAGCTGCCATGATCTGTAAGGAGAAGGTGGACATCACCACTGTGGCTCCACCAATACTGCCCTTGACGACTATGACACAAATTAACGGCTCGCTACCGGACGTTTCCACCAATCACACGAGGAGAAGTCGTCGGGATTTGTTTCGAAGTTACTTTCCTAGCTTCCTTTTTGTTTTGAATGGCCTTGATTCTGGCTATAGCATACGCCGCAGGCATAGGAGAGGTGCTGATAGCAATACCACCCAATCCACAGGGGTGTCTTACGAGCAGAACAATGCCACGGCAACAACCACTTACACCCCCACCCATGCCCAACCCAGAGTGGTGCCTAATGAGCAAGGCAATACCACTCAGCTTTTACTGAATACCACAACTATGCCACTGACCACTAAAAAACCCAGCCTTGCCCCTACCCGTGCCCCCACCACACATTCCATATTGGTGCCTCACGAGCAGGGCAATACCACTGAAGCTACACCAAATACTACTTCAACAACTATGGCAACAACTACCACTACCCCTGCCCCCACCCAACCTAAAGAGTACATCATTGAGTACAACGAGGATCAGGTCGAGAGCATCTTTCTCCTAATCCTGTTGGTCATCATCGTGGGGGAGTTCTTCAGTGCGCCGGCAGTCACCATTGTGGACACGGTGACGTTAGAGTACCTGGGGAAGCACCGGGACCGCTACGGCCTGCAGAGAATGTGGGGGTCCCTTGGCTGGGGCGTGACCATGCTGCTAGTGGGTATCTGGATAGACCACACCCACATTACGCTGCTCATCGACGGCGTGGTCGGCTGTGTCCTGCCCGAGTACAAGAACTACCAGGTAATGCATGACATTGAAAATGTGACAAATAATAAGCGATGGGTCGCTAAGGGCAACATAGTTGATACGTAAATAAAAATGGAGTTAATTCAATTTTGTTCAGTTGTTCACTCATTCATACAttcactcattctctctttctttcattccTTCCCCAGGTGGCCTTCATAGTGTTTGGAGTGATGATGGGCCTGGCCCTGGTGGTAGCAACGCAATTCTACTTCGACAGGTAATAATAAATAATGTTTGAAACCCTACCCTTTTAGCTTTTCCTTAAATCAATgattttattgttattttagaCTTCCATTTTGTTTTATGTACTTTTATTCATCTATTTTATACAATtgctgtttgtttttaatatcttTCATTgtattattttactgtaaatGTGTGGTGGTTTTAAATGATCTTTTAAAttgagtttgatttgatttgacagtggGGACTACAGACAGGAGGTGCCTCAGAGGCCCCAGGAGGTAGAGATACCACAGGTAAATCAACTGGAAAGTTAAAACTCACACTAAGTGGAATTAGTCTTTCTAATTTCTTTAGCAGAAGTAAATACTGCTTTAAATAGAAaattgtaaatgttttatttgttttacacCTTCATTTTTTCACACAGGTACAGGGGAACGTTGCATCTCCAGAGGGGAGCGTGAGCTCCACCACGGACCAGACCCCCATCACCCCAGAGTCCACCACCGAACAGCCTTTCCACTACACTGACCTCCTCAGGCTGCTCTGGAGTGTTCAGTACAGCACGGTGCTGTTCGTCGCCTGGTTCATGGGCTTCGGTTACGGCTTTGTGTTCACCTTCCTGTATTGGCATCTAGAGGACCTGAAGGGAACCACCACGCtgtttggtgtgtgttcggttttGAGTCATGTGTCGGAGCTGGCTGCTTACTTCACCAGTCATAAGTTTATCGAGTTGGTGGGACATATCAGGTAAGGATGGGGTTGTTGGTGTTGTTCTTGGTTTTGGGAGGGTGGTGGAGGAAGGGATATCGCATTATCCATCTCTTTTAGCCAAATCTTTTACCaaaaacagcagcagcaacaacaacaacaaccaaagcCCACAGTATTTTCTGAAACTGAGGATTTCCACATTTGCTATCCCGTTTTACCTCAACTAGACATGCTGCATGTAAACAATCGTGTTCGTTTAGAGTGCCTCTTGCTTGAACGTCACACATACCTTGAGCGTATActgtagtcagacagacagacctagcaCAGAGCAGGGACATTTGAGAGTGTGGTGTTATGTTTAAGGAGAGAGGCCCATCACTCTATCAGCTCTGTGTGACCTATGTCATTTTGACGCACAATTTTCAAACATTCTTCTCTAACATCTTGGGAGGTTGTAACCCGGCAAGTAATGCAGTTACCTATTAGTGCAAAGGTCTCAAGAAGAATTTGTGCCACTGCTTTTTGCCTCACCAGTTCAATGGGCACTGTACGCAAAGAGTCATACTAACTATGCCAAGGAGGGCATCTCTTTAGACCTTGGATAATTAACGCGACGAAAGACGCTCTAAGGCTGACAAGCTTATACATTCCATACATCACACTATTTTATCGATTTGCTTCTTCTTAATAACTTTTGCTCGGAGTACCTAACCTCTGAAAATCTCATCACTCATTTCTTTCTTTCCTCCCTGTTTTCCTAACTTAGGGTCTTGTACATTGGCTTGGCATGTAACACAGCACGCTACCTGTACATTTCTTACTTGGAGAATGCATGGATAGTTCTGCCTATGGAGGTCTTACAAGGTAAGAGAGAGCAGGTCCGACATTGACGTTACTTCCTGTTGACATCTGACTGAGGAAAGGTTCAAATTTGAatctgttgttaagggctgtattatTGAGCCTCAGTAAAGTATGTCATAGGACGGGAATCTCTGTTATTTCTGCCTTATGAAACACCTTTGTCCGTGCCAACTAAATAAGAACAGGATAAGATATAATTTAAAGGAATGTTAATATTGATTTTAAGTGAAAAGGCCATTACAGTATCACATCAAAAACTGTCATATTAAAAGACAGTATCAACAAAAGGAAATTGAATAAGGATATCCTGGTAAAGTCATATGACTAGTGAATAGGCACAATGTTACCCCTGTTTGTCTTTCTGTGGTTACAGATGAAAGATTATTTAAGAGCAGGTTGGATGGGTCTTGTCAAACACTGAACAAGAGAATATATTGTTCCACTCCCTCTTTCAGACACCTTGGGTACACAATAACCAATAGGACATAGGTAGGCAACTAGATCCATActataatttgtacactgcaaattgaccacaactaagcccaaaaagagattgtattttgagacaCAATCATGTATCATTATTTTTTTGGTGTGCAAACACTTGTCAACAGACTTCCTAAATGAAACACATTTTTAGATGAATTCCTGGTGACTTTACACTCGAGAGTCTTGTGTCTTCCGAAACacaacactgcttcttgacacaatgcccacttaacccggaagccagccacaccaatgtgccggaggaaacaccgtgtcagcgtgcactgtgcccggcccgccacaggagtcgctagtgcgcgatggggcaaggatatccctgccaaaccctcccctaacccagatgacgctgggccaattgtgcgccgccccatgggtctcccggtcacagccggctgcgacagagcctggactcgaacccagaatctctagtggcacagctagcattgcgatgcagtgccttagaccactgcgccacttgggatgCCCCAGTGATAGGaattcttaacgctacagcatacaatgacattctagatgattctgtgcttccaactttgtggcaacagtttgggaaaggccctttcctgtttcagcatgacaaagcccccttgtacaaagcgaggtccatacagaaatggtttgtcgagatcggtgtggaagaacttgactggcctgcacagagccctgacctcaaccccatcgaacacctttgggatgaattggtacgccgactgcgagccaggcctaatcgcccaacatcagtgaccgACCTCGGTAATGATCTTGtacctgaatggaagcaagtccccgcagcaatgttgaGGGAAATTAGGGTTGAGGgctttgctcaaggacacattaacagatttttcacctagtcggctcagggattcaaaccagcaaactttcggttactggcccaacactcttaaccgctaggctacatgccgcccctaCTTTGAAGAAGCATTTTTATCCTTATAGGCTGTGTAATGTTTAACACCTCCATCAATGTTTGTCCTCTggcatcatttacattttagtcatttagcagacgctcttatccagggtGACTTACAGTCGTGAGTGCATATCTTTTTGTACTTTTTCGTACTgttccccgtgggaatcaaacctacaaccctggctttgcaagcgccatgctctaccaattgagccacacaGAGTATTTCACTTCTCTAAACTTTTTGttttgtctgtctttctgtctgtctctttgtgctGTAGGTGTGACCCATGCGTCGGTTTGGGCAGCCTGTATCTCCTACCTGAGTGCCGCGGTGCCCCCAGCTCTGAGGACCTCTGCCCAGGGTATCCTCCAGGGTCTACACCTGGGGCTGGGACGGGGCTGTGGGGCCATGGTGGGGGGCGTCTTCGTCAACTATTTTGGTACGGATGCGACAACAACGGCCCCTTTTGACAGTCCCGTTTGAGTAGTGAAATTTAGCAACTCTTGACAGACAGCCGTGTTTTTATATTAGAACATGATTTTGAGAACCAATGAGTTATACTATTTATTACATATTTATAAACTGCACGCCCACTAATAATCAACTGCCTATAAACGGATGTataaaccattcataaccctGTTAAATGACACCTTAATATAAAGTGTAACCATTATGCTTTTTCTGTATCTGTAAAGTGCATCTTTCTTTTTCCAGGAGCTGCAGAGACGTTCAGAGGGATTGGAATGGCTTCCCTGGTTATACTCCTCATCTTCTCCTTCATTCAATGTCTGACCGGACAGAACGAGGAAaagggtgagggaggggagagcacctcagttcatttttttttacagacTGTTAGAGGAATTTGTTCTGTATAGAATGGATTAATGGATTGCTTCATATGTTGCACTAAAAGCAAACTATTTATAGAACTGCAAACCACCCTTATTTTTAACAGTGTACCATACACAAATAACCTAAATTGTTTTCCCCTCAATAGAGGACAGGATGCTAGCAGAGAACATTCCGGTTCCTTCCAGTCCAGTTCCCATCGCTACCATAGACTTGATGCAGAACCAGAGCCAGGTCAGAACTCTCCAAATTGTTGTACTGCTTCTTTCAGCAAACCAATTTCCCATTGTGGGACAATGACGTGTACTATTAGTACTActaattactactactactactactaccaggttGGTGTGATGGTGCCCCGCTCTAACCCTAGACCCCCGGCTAAGAAGACAAAGCaccaggaggagcaggaggatgtTAACAGACCTGCCTGGGTGCTGAGTGGATCCCCCTGGGTCACCATAGCCTTCGctgtctgccagatcagagagaTGTACTGCATGACCAAGAGTAGTCTACCCTCAGAGACACAGCCACTGCAGGTAGGATGATGAACGCTAGTCATCTTATAAAGATGTGTCAAATCTCAATGAGAACTCTTGCCCTCAGATGTGCGCATCGAAAGTTTAAGAATTTCAAGCcaatttatgttttttttaatttttataacCTTTTAAATATTTTACTTCAATgggatttatttttatatttttacatCGTATGATTAACAGTGACAATATGTGAACGATTTCCTCCCCACGCCTTCGTGTGAACTAAAGAAAGGTGAGACTGTGTTTGCTCTTTGTGTGCACTGTAGCGGTGAATTCGACACTGTCTTTGTGACGTGCGGTGGTGAATGTGGTCAAATGTCCTATGTGCCTGTGTTTGGTTTACTAGTTTAGTGCATGGTTTGGTTATATCTTTAGTGTATCCAAAACATTTTGTCACGATTGATTAGCCAATGATGTTATATTATCTCGTCTGTTGCCAGGAGGAAAATGATCGGAACTCTTCTGAATACCAGGTAGTGAAGACTGAACACAACGCAGAGCAAAAGGAGTCACCACACCACCATAACGGTTCCCCCAGCAGCATACCTAGCAAGGCCCACCCCGCAGAGCACCCCAAATCCC from the Salmo salar chromosome ssa17, Ssal_v3.1, whole genome shotgun sequence genome contains:
- the ngl1 gene encoding netrin-G1 ligand isoform X1 — its product is MAKMQYFFCLLLLMAVYSKSHSTRCEKGCDCHEELKLTTCANALFTQLPNHIPPYTEHLDLSMNLLTFIPKSSFQMERKLRVLLIKDNNISAVADGAFTQLEFLQKLDLSCNRISSLSESFSLGLNALRELQLSHNHLHSLDSRSFMHLDGLQRLNLTGNVIHNIQVRSFGSMSTLRQLHLEGNHLVSLNNGVFSMLKSLEVLNLQGNQINKTQEGVFTPMTSLALLNLAHNQMSTIYFKTFLSIHTYSTHIMLEGNPWNCNCDLQKVFHKLKSVQRLFLDDYYNLSCNVPTELANYRLMDVDTGLCIAEVVIVLIITITVVIAVLGAIVMAERKRKKKKRESIGRSRATCLTQITRD
- the LOC106575218 gene encoding major facilitator superfamily domain-containing protein 6-A isoform X2, whose amino-acid sequence is MAAEDKVVILSDDEEDQKRKYVLDEPFNTLSLELQTDREPGSTPMSAAASDTQSAPETPMASPLKDLGCFERISLRVNSQLLISKIFYFFFYAAYGSLHPLLAVYYKQLGMSPSRSGLLVGIRYFIEFCSAPFWGVVADRFKKGKPLLLFSVLCWLVFNCGIGFVKPAAMICKEKVDITTVAPPILPLTTMTQINGSLPDVSTNHTRRSRRDLFRSYFPSFLFVLNGLDSGYSIRRRHRRGADSNTTQSTGVSYEQNNATATTTYTPTHAQPRVVPNEQGNTTQLLLNTTTMPLTTKKPSLAPTRAPTTHSILVPHEQGNTTEATPNTTSTTMATTTTTPAPTQPKEYIIEYNEDQVESIFLLILLVIIVGEFFSAPAVTIVDTVTLEYLGKHRDRYGLQRMWGSLGWGVTMLLVGIWIDHTHITLLIDGVVGCVLPEYKNYQVAFIVFGVMMGLALVVATQFYFDSGDYRQEVPQRPQEVEIPQVQGNVASPEGSVSSTTDQTPITPESTTEQPFHYTDLLRLLWSVQYSTVLFVAWFMGFGYGFVFTFLYWHLEDLKGTTTLFGVCSVLSHVSELAAYFTSHKFIELVGHIRVLYIGLACNTARYLYISYLENAWIVLPMEVLQGVTHASVWAACISYLSAAVPPALRTSAQGILQGLHLGLGRGCGAMVGGVFVNYFGAAETFRGIGMASLVILLIFSFIQCLTGQNEEKEDRMLAENIPVPSSPVPIATIDLMQNQSQVGVMVPRSNPRPPAKKTKHQEEQEDVNRPAWVLSGSPWVTIAFAVCQIREMYCMTKSSLPSETQPLQKGGK
- the LOC106575218 gene encoding major facilitator superfamily domain-containing protein 6-A isoform X3, encoding MAAEDKVVILSDDEEDQKRKYVLDEPFNTLSLELQTDREPGSTPMSAAASDTQSAPETPMASPLKDLGCFERISLRVNSQLLISKIFYFFFYAAYGSLHPLLAVYYKQLGMSPSRSGLLVGIRYFIEFCSAPFWGVVADRFKKGKPLLLFSVLCWLVFNCGIGFVKPAAMICKEKVDITTVAPPILPLTTMTQINGSLPDVSTNHTRRSRRDLFRSYFPSFLFVLNGLDSGYSIRRRHRRGADSNTTQSTGVSYEQNNATATTTYTPTHAQPRVVPNEQGNTTQLLLNTTTMPLTTKKPSLAPTRAPTTHSILVPHEQGNTTEATPNTTSTTMATTTTTPAPTQPKEYIIEYNEDQVESIFLLILLVIIVGEFFSAPAVTIVDTVTLEYLGKHRDRYGLQRMWGSLGWGVTMLLVGIWIDHTHITLLIDGVVGCVLPEYKNYQVAFIVFGVMMGLALVVATQFYFDSGDYRQEVPQRPQEVEIPQVQGNVASPEGSVSSTTDQTPITPESTTEQPFHYTDLLRLLWSVQYSTVLFVAWFMGFGYGFVFTFLYWHLEDLKGTTTLFGVCSVLSHVSELAAYFTSHKFIELVGHIRVLYIGLACNTARYLYISYLENAWIVLPMEVLQGVTHASVWAACISYLSAAVPPALRTSAQGILQGLHLGLGRGCGAMVGGVFVNYFGAAETFRGIGMASLVILLIFSFIQCLTGQNEEKEDRMLAENIPVPSSPVPIATIDLMQNQSQVGVMVPRSNPRPPAKKTKHQEEQEDVNRPAWVLSGSPWVTIAFAVCQIREMYCMTKSSLPSETQPLQ
- the LOC106575218 gene encoding major facilitator superfamily domain-containing protein 6-A isoform X1, whose protein sequence is MAAEDKVVILSDDEEDQKRKYVLDEPFNTLSLELQTDREPGSTPMSAAASDTQSAPETPMASPLKDLGCFERISLRVNSQLLISKIFYFFFYAAYGSLHPLLAVYYKQLGMSPSRSGLLVGIRYFIEFCSAPFWGVVADRFKKGKPLLLFSVLCWLVFNCGIGFVKPAAMICKEKVDITTVAPPILPLTTMTQINGSLPDVSTNHTRRSRRDLFRSYFPSFLFVLNGLDSGYSIRRRHRRGADSNTTQSTGVSYEQNNATATTTYTPTHAQPRVVPNEQGNTTQLLLNTTTMPLTTKKPSLAPTRAPTTHSILVPHEQGNTTEATPNTTSTTMATTTTTPAPTQPKEYIIEYNEDQVESIFLLILLVIIVGEFFSAPAVTIVDTVTLEYLGKHRDRYGLQRMWGSLGWGVTMLLVGIWIDHTHITLLIDGVVGCVLPEYKNYQVAFIVFGVMMGLALVVATQFYFDSGDYRQEVPQRPQEVEIPQVQGNVASPEGSVSSTTDQTPITPESTTEQPFHYTDLLRLLWSVQYSTVLFVAWFMGFGYGFVFTFLYWHLEDLKGTTTLFGVCSVLSHVSELAAYFTSHKFIELVGHIRVLYIGLACNTARYLYISYLENAWIVLPMEVLQGVTHASVWAACISYLSAAVPPALRTSAQGILQGLHLGLGRGCGAMVGGVFVNYFGAAETFRGIGMASLVILLIFSFIQCLTGQNEEKEDRMLAENIPVPSSPVPIATIDLMQNQSQVGVMVPRSNPRPPAKKTKHQEEQEDVNRPAWVLSGSPWVTIAFAVCQIREMYCMTKSSLPSETQPLQEENDRNSSEYQVVKTEHNAEQKESPHHHNGSPSSIPSKAHPAEHPKSQPSPIPD
- the LOC106575218 gene encoding major facilitator superfamily domain-containing protein 6-A isoform X4, with translation MAAEDKVVILSDDEEDQKRKYVLDEPFNTLSLELQTDREPGSTPMSAAASDTQSAPETPMASPLKDLGCFERISLRVNSQLLISKIFYFFFYAAYGSLHPLLAVYYKQLGMSPSRSGLLVGIRYFIEFCSAPFWGVVADRFKKGKPLLLFSVLCWLVFNCGIGFVKPAAMICKEKVDITTVAPPILPLTTMTQINGSLPDVSTNHTRRSRRDLFRSYFPSFLFVLNGLDSGYSIRRRHRRGADSNTTQSTGVSYEQNNATATTTYTPTHAQPRVVPNEQGNTTQLLLNTTTMPLTTKKPSLAPTRAPTTHSILVPHEQGNTTEATPNTTSTTMATTTTTPAPTQPKEYIIEYNEDQVESIFLLILLVIIVGEFFSAPAVTIVDTVTLEYLGKHRDRYGLQRMWGSLGWGVTMLLVGIWIDHTHITLLIDGVVGCVLPEYKNYQVAFIVFGVMMGLALVVATQFYFDSGDYRQEVPQRPQEVEIPQVQGNVASPEGSVSSTTDQTPITPESTTEQPFHYTDLLRLLWSVQYSTVLFVAWFMGFGYGFVFTFLYWHLEDLKGTTTLFGVCSVLSHVSELAAYFTSHKFIELVGHIRCDPCVGLGSLYLLPECRGAPSSEDLCPGYPPGSTPGAGTGLWGHGGGRLRQLFWSCRDVQRDWNGFPGYTPHLLLHSMSDRTERGKGGQDASREHSGSFQSSSHRYHRLDAEPEPGWCDGAPL